In Magnolia sinica isolate HGM2019 chromosome 12, MsV1, whole genome shotgun sequence, a single genomic region encodes these proteins:
- the LOC131221064 gene encoding uncharacterized protein LOC131221064, with the protein MRRRRRHLPRAPGSLPPPHSDLLLCGHDLIPRPYLRSILLVRSHHYGPPHAPVLNSPVDLDRRLEGQRGFGPRHRAEVFRVWAGGGAGWDCESRAKMRLAPDGLWGEGRVGERRLRIQVSSRVRYGSSSEKILACEHEEAIFAAAEALKGLIHTCIDESLIKQGVDQIKLNPDGDTRRSAPTIIEKICATVESFLGYQYSAVWDMAFPILSAMFDKLGTIISVSNFSTLSFQKP; encoded by the exons ATGCGCCGTCGTCGGCGCCATCTCCCAAGAGCTCCAGGATCACTCCCTCCCCCTCACtccgacctcctactttgcggCCACGATCTCATCCCTCGACCGTATCTCCGATCAATCCTCCTCGTCCGATCCCATCATTACGGCCCTCCTCACGCTCCTGTCCTCAATTCTCCCGTTGATCTCGACCGCCGTCTTGAGGGTCAGAGGGGATTCGGTCCTCGACACCGTGCGGAGGTTTTTAGGGTTTGGGCCGGAGGCGGTGCCGGCTGGGACTGCGAAAGCAGGGCTAAAATGCGTCTCGCACCTGATGGTCTCTGGGGAGAAGGGCGGGTGGGAGAGCGTAGGCTCCGCATACAGGTTTCTTCTCGAGTTCGTTACGGATCCTCGTCCGAAA AAATATTAGCTTGTGAGCATGAAGAGGCCATATTTGCGGCCGCAGAGGCACTGAAGGGTCTGATACACACTTGCATTGATGAAAGCCTGATTAAACAAGGGGTGGATCAGATAAAACTGAATCCAGACGGAGACACAAGGAGGTCTGCACCAACCATCATTGAAAAAATATGTGCTACTGTTGAGAGTTTCCTTGGCTATCAGTATAGTGCAGTCTGGGACATGGCATTTCCCATTCTTTCGGCAATGTTTGATAAATTAGGTACAATCATCTCTGTTTCCAACTTCTCCACTCTGTCATTTCAGAAACCTTAA